In Lacerta agilis isolate rLacAgi1 chromosome 1, rLacAgi1.pri, whole genome shotgun sequence, the following proteins share a genomic window:
- the CYTIP gene encoding cytohesin-interacting protein: MSLKRLIQQNRNANCVGSIYTQYLDPIGNPPLDNKRSQSFTNSIDTLSRDYKQLALSRTISSGDSVGPQRKSLKIFKEDNETFGFEMQTLRLQHHISHSLETCTYICKVKEGSPASLAGLQSGYILTNINGMSTEGLAHKQMVDLIKSSGNFLRLDTVNESLIMKRVELETKLRFLKKTLQEKLLEFQSLCLREHHLADGEMCSPLEFVGMEESNLFGEYAGSGSALANKPRFPSESSCLSRLSSMTVDSEDSFYQACDSEDPASGTFSRQSSTEDDCFLSRDSDVAFVKSSLRRHRSISVTSNGSASPSWDGSNVSNIFGTLPRKSRKGSVRKRLLKFIPGLYRAVEEEESRV, encoded by the exons ATGTCCTTAAAGAGGCTCATTCAGCAGAACCGCAACGCCAACTGCGTGGGCTCAATTTACACCCAGTACTTGGACCCAATAGGTAACCCACCACTGGACAACAAGAGGAGCCAGTCATTCACAAATTCAATAGACACTTTGTCTAGGGACTACAAGCAg CTTGCTTTAAGTAGGACAATCTCTTCAGGTGATTCTGTTGGCCCTCAAAG AAAGTCACTTAAAATCTTTAAAGAAGATAATGAAACATTTGGATTTGAAATGCAG ACTCTTCGATTGCAGCACCACATCAGTCACTCCTTGGAAACTTGCACGTACATCTGCAAAGTTAAAGAAGGAAGCCCCGCCTCTCTTGCCGGACTCCAAAGTG GTTATATTTTGACCAATATCAACGGAATGAGCACCGAAGGACTTGCTCATAAGCAAATGGTGGACTTGATCAAGTCATCAGGGAACTTTCTGAG GTTAGATACTGTGAATGAATCCTTGATAATGAAGCGGGTGGAACTGGAAACTAAGCTGCGGTTCTTGAAG AAAACCCTGCAAGAAAAATTGCTGGAGTTCCAGTCACTGTGCTTACGAGAACACCACCTTGCTGATG GGGAAATGTGCTCCCCACTTGAATTTGTGGGAATGGAAGAATCTAACTTATTTGGCGAGTATGCTGGATCAGGGTCAGCTTTGGCAAACAAACCCCGATTTCCCAGCGAAAGCAGCTGTTTAAGCCGCCTGAGCTCAATGACTGTGGACAGTGAGGACAGCTTCTACCAAGCCTGTGATTCTGAGGATCCTGCTAGTGGGACTTTTAGCCGGCAGTCAAGCACAGAAGATGACTGCTTCCTCTCAAGGGACAGTGATGTTGCCTTTGTGAAGAGTTCTCTGAGAAGGCACAGAAGCATCAGTGTGACTAGCAACGGGTCGGCATCTCCCTCTTGGGATGGAAGCAACGTCTCAAACATATTTGGGACCCTCCCGCGGAAAAGCCGAAAGGGAAGTGTTCGAAAGAGGCTGCTGAAATTCATCCCTGGCCTTTACCGAGctgtagaagaggaagaaagccgTGTCTGA